Genomic window (Pyrus communis chromosome 13, drPyrComm1.1, whole genome shotgun sequence):
TAGTTGCGATTGCTTAACGCAATCAAAGTCAGTATGATTAATCTAGCTAAGATTATTTATACTCACCAATGGATGGTGGTATTTTCGGCAATGCTATTAGTGACCTTAATCTCGAGATGATCACCTTCATAGACAGCAATGGTTGGCCCTGGATACTCTCCATTCACTGTTAGAAGTGGCTTTGTGTTGCACAAACGAGTTACATTCTTCCACTCAACCTGAACAAAAGAACCAAAGAGAAAAATCAAGCTTTCAATTTCCTACGTACTTTCTTTTGGTAATCACATAACGAAGATAGAacactccttttttttccttttgtactCAGCCAAAAGACTAGAAAAAGGAGAGGAATGCATGGGCGAAAGGGAAAGCGAAATTCACTACCCTAGAATAAGAGCAGACACTCTAGCTTACATTAAACTCGAAGAGTCGGGTTGTTTGCGAGAAACATGACGGTAAAGCCACCGCAAATATGATTAGAATTAGCACTAATCTATAACGCTGGCTCAAACTCTCCATATCTAAAACCTTAAGAGCGGGCTTAAGACTCACTCTATCTGTATATTGTATATATACTGCATGAACCGAGTTTACAAACTTCCATGCAAACTCCCCCTTTATATACATGCTAAAAATCAATTGGGTACTCAATTTTCCTCACATTAAAATTGACAACTAAGTTATTTATGCTAATAAATTTAAGCAAAGACATATTTTAGTTACGCTAGATGAGTCGGTGAGGAGGGATCGAGACACTGAACATGTCAAATTGAGTATTTGAAAAAGGTGGAAATGTGTTCGAAACCTTGGCTGCTAATAATGCAGTTCATGACTATTTGTCAAAACCCTtatacaaagataattaaatattattattgggATTTTTCGACACTAAATATTTGGCCAAACCTTATAGATTAATTACGAACTAAGAGCCAACTAAACCTTTTTATTGacaattatatatttaattatgggGGTTTACTTGTCATTTTGTTATCCACCATATTGTCATTTCCTTCATCAGTTGATTCTTAGTATGTAGAAATTTGGGGTCCCAAAAAGATGGGTGGGTTGGTGTCGAAGCTTTGATTGAAGACTAGTAAGCTTGGACTAAAACCAATAGTCTTTTTTGCAATAGTTCAAAGGTGTGACTTGTTTAGTTTAGACAATTGCAATTTGCAAACATGTGGCAAAGATTGAAGCATGAAGATTATATGAACAATatgatttcttttgtttcttagtCCCTTCACCAACCAAAGGTGAGCTAGCTagctaactttaatttttttcttctccaataAAGGTGGTGAGGATGGAGATATGGAGGACCAACACCAACTCATTACACATGCAAATTGATATTGGTAACCATTTGATGGCGATAGGCCATCAATGGAGGGTGCTAAAGGAATCATATCAAaagaaaggcaaaaaaaaacaaggatgcCAAGGATGCTATAAATAGATGTATGGGGGTTAATTGgtgagttttgcaaatttttgtatatatattaataatgcCACTATATTGAGGCTAGTTATGGAGAAAACATGGCATATGTAATAAGGggtattatttttcatttggtATTCCTCTCGTTACGcgacatgatttttttttattataaaattttgcATTTCACAATTATTTAATACAGTTGGAATATCTAATGACGAATCTAtagggtttttttgtttgtggcaagatgtagttcaaattcatatCACTTTTTCTCTTCTTGCCGAACATCCCAAATTTGAATTGGTTGCCCCCCTATCAACTATAATCATCCGCAAAAAAATTGTGGAATATCATGTATAGCGAAGAGGGCGAGTAGAGAGGCAATAATCTTCACTCGTCCTTCTACGAATTCACCACTAGGAGCATCACCTAATAAACAAAGTGGAGAGAAGTTGAGATAAACATAGTAGTAATAAGAGTGGTAGGGGCGATATCCTTCACTAGTCCTGTAAATGCGCCACTAGAACCATAACTTACTAAAAGCCACTTAGCCAGGTACGTTgattaaaaacactaaaagcaAGGTTGAAAGAACTTTAGATGAGCATTTTGTACTAACTAATTTTCTGTCCTTTTCTTTCCCATACATCTTTCAGAAGCTACAGGAacatagtttaatttaattaggcCAACAAAATGCCAATTTTTACACAGTTAAAAGAATCTAGCATGTTATTAGGCTTCTAAACATAGTCgagtaaaccctaaacctaaatcATTGTAGCATTTTCTGTACGTATTTCCATTGCTGATCTTCTGCATATACTGCCATGCATTACTGGGATTTGCATCAAGTTCTTTTCCTGGTCAAGATTGGCAGCTGCGTTTGGATACAATTTTTTCTGTAAGTTGATCGTTTAAGTCTCGATATGTTTCTTCCTTTACATATAGAAGCACCACGTAGTAATAATAGTAAAGCAAATTACGATTCGGCCAAAAAATGAGAGACATTTCGAGTTATTAGAAATCTACAAAGTAGTTGACAGACTTTGACTTTAAAGCAACTGAATTATCAATGGCATCGTCTACTAATTGATTATAGGGTTTAAGGGATATTGAAATACCTCCGTGAATTTTTTCTTGccataaaaaaagtaaattattaTAGCAAAGCTAATAACTGGTTGTCtttttgaaaaatagaaaaaaaaaacaaatactaAATTATATTACTAACACGAGGAATATCTGTGCATCAAGCTTTTGTAGTCAGGATAAGCAGGCTACACTTTTCAAATCAattcttttcatttgtaaatTGATGGCAGCCCTCAATCCTACAGCCAAAGGTTTTGCCTGGATGTGAGTCCCCATCAATTAGACATTCcactcaaattttcaattatgTGATGTATAGTAATAGCAGTAGGTCCCAATTTCCCAAAAAGTTTTAATTAGTCTAAGGCCATCTTCAACCAAAGGTTAGCCggctcgttttagccatctaacattccaagaaattaatattttaatgaacagtgtagGGTCATATTTCTTATCATCTCCAATTGAGGGCCAAAGTATCATAGGGCTCATTTTAACTCtgtcacaaaaaatcatatCCAACCGAGGAccaaagggccaaacataatttattatttaaatttaaaaactacaataacttaaattaaatgtaatataattaaatatttaaaataaattgtgaaaacacttacttcgtcgtagtaattGGCGCcactttcatgtctacttgcggcGGTTAACAGttatatgttaaattaatttttttaatttaagtgtCCAATTACTAGTATAACTTAGTTTGCATAGTTACATGTATAAATGCACATTTACCATGTCTAATAGGAAGCTTATATTTGGGGCACCCATTATATTTGTCCCACAACAGAAGAGAATTGAGAAAGCAAAAGCTTGCATGTGTGGCACTCATTATATTTGTCCCATATCGGCTATGAGAGAGGTTTGAGCAATAAAAGCAATATCCCCGCATAGAACCAATCACCTTTTTGGcccttaattaaatattatttttaaatttttggcccaaaaaaaataataataacggCTAATTTTTTAGCTTGGCCCgaggctggctggctggctcaTTTGAGCCGgccggttggccctttggcccttttttgtccagtggggcCCACGAACCCTTTGGCCTagtcctcggttggagacggttttagAGCTATTTTCGATCCTTTGGCCCTCTAGACtattcagttggagatggcctaacttGGCAAGTTTATGCTAATCAAATGACAAGTTCTacctaaaatagtttgatagtTTTTTCAGTGGGAGAAAATCTTTGATAAAGCAACATGATCACATCTGTTGTTAAGTTAATCTCACAAAAAAGCAGAAATAGTGTACCAATTCATGTTGCTATCATGCTTGTGAGAGAGCTGTCGTGTTCCGCTAGGTTAACAATCTTAATCTCTCCTTGAATTAAATTAATCCAATTTTTGTCAAGGCCAAAGTTCATGATTTTGTAGCACACATGCAAACAACATAGAACTTAGAAGCCATGTAATGGACAAGTACAACATTAGGGTAGGTTGGGTTTCCCATATCTGATTTGTTATACACTTAACTCCACTATAGGTGAAAGCCGGGTAATACCAAATTAGGTGAAAAGGGTGCTCGGGTAATTGTTCATGCGGGGATTACTGGTGAGAGTCGATGACTTCATTGCGATGaattaaagaaagttgaggaTTCCTATTGCAGTTACTCTCCGTTCTTTGAAATGGTCCGTCAGATCATCCCTGCTTCCGCCATTGGTGGTGTATTAACAGTGTGTGTGTGCAAGAAAACATTTATTTGTCCACACCACGGTGAGGTATATTTAGTGATTACTGATCAGAAATCGGACTGGTAAGAGAAAATTCGATGGAGGAGAAATACATCCCAGTGATGAACATATGAAATGATTAAGAAAATTACagcaatggtccttcaactttaatctGATTGGCATAATGGTCCCTTAATTAAAAATCAGTGGCCATTGGTCCCTTAagtcatcaaaacgtgcaactatggtttttgtttttttgtcaacTCCGCCAAAACTTCCATCAAAATGAGTCAGAATCATTGTTACAATCGGGTTAAAGATGGATCATTACTTCAATTGGGATAAAGTAGAGaaaccattgctctaattgggaCAAAgtaggaccattgctacaattttctcatttggtttttcatATTTACCCTTTAATTCAACCTCATGTGTGTGCTCATTTTGATGgaaattttgacaaagttgacaaAAATTATCATAGCTACATGTTTTGACAAGTCAAGGAATCAATGATcacaaatttttagttgagaaacTATGATTCTGAGGGTAATATGAGGAgaccaaattttcaaaccaaattttgtaaaccaaatgagtggttattgatgattagattattaattaaatatcgaTTAACGTCCTTATTTTATATTGGTGACaaattatttggtttgcaattttggtttaaaattttagcctccctaacattatccttattccaattaagttaaaattaaGAGACCATTGCTAAAATTTCCTCAAAATGATTAGTTGGAAGCGGCTAGATCATTTTGCCATGTTACAAGTGAAGGAGAGGTGAGGGAAAAAACAGTCTATTTCTGTGCATTGGTTAAGAGAATTAAACCTTGCGCCCAAGGTCCGGAGTTCGATTCTCTCTCCTCCAGTATATTTGTATCAAAAAAGATGCCCAGCTAGACAATATTGGTAGCTGACGTAATCATGGCACTCTCTCTGTAAATGCAAGCTGAGGTGGTAGAGCAGAGGTACACACCTATGAACCTGAGTTCGAATCCTTCTCCCCATGTCTAGATTAGTTCCGAAGAGTAGAATATTTCttgtataaaaaacaaaaaatactaatattaattTGTTCACAAGATAATTATATAAGTTGTATTTCCATCAATTTGTTTCTACCATACATATCACACAATCTCTAAACAAtgggaaaacaaaatacatTAACTTGTTGTCTTGttcaaatataaatagttaCAACTTACAGCAGAGCAATTTCCTTCCTATGCATTGTGGTTACACTTACACaatgaaggaaaaataaatCGAGTCCTCCTCCTTCTATACGGTGTTAGCTTCTAACTCAAGttacttaatatatatttttgattTCGAATGTCGACTGTTACAGAACACCCTTTCTACTAAATACGGGGAAAGGAGGCGGACCATAAAGTTACACCTATTTTTTCTACCACAGATCGATGAAGATGAATCAAGCGCGAAGAGCTTCAACCTTTTGTGTCAAACTATCAACTGACTCATCATTGATCTCCCCAATTGCTTCCTCCTGTGGGAAAAATAATGATTATTTCCAAAGGAAAGGGGTGATGTGCATCCATATAAGCATTTTAGATGACGGATCCATCATTTTGCATCAGCTCTGAGCATTATATGTCAGTAGCCCGGAATGGATTGACTAAAACAAGAACTATAAAGACAGAAGCAACACAATACCATTACTAACGTTCTTATCACAATCCCAAACTTAATTTTATATTGTATCTGTTAATATATAAAGTGTGATTGCTCACTCAAGTTTGAGACACTTCGATTTTCAGACAACCAGCGACCTTTTTAAGTGTAACGGAGATCTATCACGAGATACTATGAAAGATGCCTGAGTCATGATCAAACAAGAGGAAGTGAGGTACATATGAAACGATGTTACTTACCTCCGAATCTTTTATTGGCTTTACACCTATGCACTTGGAAGCACTAATGCTGGCACTCTTCAATAGGCTACGACTAGTTACTGGTGTGTAGTTTGTCTTGCTAGGTCCATTTTGTCCTTCTGCATTTAGAGTGCCATCATTCTGATCTGACCCTGGAGGACTCTCAAGAGTTGAGGCAACAGAAGCAGCAGTCCTTTCCAAGTCATTGTCTTGGCCAGCATTCTCATTCTTGGGTCCACAAACCCGCTCTCTGAGGAACAATATGACACATAAATTAAGATGAACTAATAAGGTAGAAGCTAGAAGCAATTTGATTTGTGCCTCAAGAGTCAAGACATCTAAATCAAACTTAGTCCTTAAATGCTTATCCAAAACATACCTGGGCAAGGAAGCATGTTGCCTTTGGAGTGGAGGAGTACTCCTTTCACCTTTACCATGATGCTCCTCGAGATGTGCAAACTGCCGCTTGAATCGATCAACACCACTAGAATTACAAAAACCGATGTTACAAGGTTAATAACTCCAAGCACCAAAAGTTTAGACTGGAGGCTTACAAAGCGATGTGGTGAATGGAAAACTACTATTATTATAAGCTAGATCAACtcaaggtttttgtttttgtttttgtttaggcCCAATGGCTGGAACACATAAACAGGAAGTGGCCCTCCCGTTTCCCATAAACTCCTCCCATGCATTGAGGTTCAACTGATTGAATAATCAAAAGAATGATTCATTATTCAGAAAATCAATAGGTTCCTCACCTAGGATACATAAAGCTAGTCTGATCTCCACCTCGGAGATACTCCTGCAGCATCTGTGGATGATACTCTAAAATCTGTTTCAACACAAGATTTGTTATAGCAAAAGTGAAGCGGAGGAAAACAGAAGGCTAGAAAGCAACAAGTATAAACCTTTAAGGCCATACCTCCCTATAGATTAACTCTCTAACATCATCTTTTGTCAATTTCCTTCTTTCAAACTCAAACTCAAGTTTTGAAATGGGTTGGGTGGACGGCTCACGGTCAACATTTGCCAAACCATGAAAGTAAGGATCAGCTAATGCCTGCAAGCGTAAGCATTAGGGATTTATGAGGTACTGTGATCCCAAGCAGTTTTGAAGGATGCATCATGGTATACAATATATGACATAAATGTTAAATGTTGCATGGACTCAAAGTACTTAACCTTACCTCTTCAGCTGTCAGACGATCTTTCGGGTCAAAGGCAAGGAGCCACTCCAGTAGGCGAAGAGCCAATGGATCAGCGCCAGGGAACTTATGTGTGAAAGGAACTGGTTGTTTTTTCCGCATGCTACTCAGGTACCTTCTTGCTTTTTCATTCCGAATCTACCAGTGTCatgaaaaagaaattatttgatGGGATAAATAAGAATTTGGCAGTTACATATAGATGGCTTACTACGAGAATTGTAAGAGCAGACTGAGAAGTTCAGTGGCAGCCTGCTAAaagctttttcttaatttggcTAGCACGAAACATAATTAGTGTGCCTGTTGATGACCGAGTAGATTTATTAGAATAAAATAACTAACCCTTGCAATGGATTCTGCAGAAGGCGTGCCAAGCAAATCAGTCATGAGATCCAATTGGTGCACCACATTTTTACCAGGAAACAGCGGTTTGCCAGTGACTATTTCCGCAAATATGCATCCTATGCTCCAAATATCAATTGCAGGAGTGTACTGCAATAATTATGGTCATAGAAATTAAATCTACAGTCTAAAATAAAGAATCCTCTTATCCTCCAATAGATACGTATATACAAATAAGATCTTAGAAATGAAGTGTAGCTTACTTTTGAGAAAAATGAACCGCAAAGCTCAGGAGCACGGTACCATCGAGTTGCAACATAATCCTTCATAAAAGTAAGAAGCTTAGTTCACAAGTATTGTTTATAGGCCTAGTATTTGCAACTTATAAATTAAAGAACAGCGACTTCTAATTAGCAACCACAAAAATACAGATTTTAGGAGTAGTGTGGTGACATGCAATGATTTGCATAACTGAACAACTTACTGTCCAAAAAATAGCAGACGGGGCATCATTGAAAGATACACGAGCAAGGCCAAAGTCGCATATCTTTAATTTGCAGTCAGCATTAGCAAGAATGTTTTTTGGCTTTAAATCTCGATGAAATACATTTGCTACaagaaacaaaggaaaattaattaatagttATCATTACTACAGCAAAAGCCAAAAGAAATGAACGCAAAGTACTAACCTGTATGAATATACTTTAGGCCACGGAGAAGCTGGTACAAGAAAAACTGATAATGTTCAGGAGTAAGATCATCATTTGCCTTAATAACTTGGTGAAGGTCAGATTCCATCAActcaaaaacaacataaatatctCTGAACTCTCGTCGTGAAGGAGGAAGCATGATGTGCTTTATTTCAACAATATCAGGATGACGAAGCAAGCGAAGGAGCTTAATCTCTCTCAGGATCCTTGTAGCATCCGAAACATGCTCGAAAACAtcattaattttcttgattGCAACCTTTTCTCCAGTGTGCGTGTCAATTGCAGAACCTACGACACCATAACTTCCTTTCCCAATGACTTCCTGAACTTGGTATCGACTTGCCTCTCCATACTCGGTGAAGAATTCTGTTTCTAGATTACCCTGCATAAAGATCAACAACCATTATTTGCAATCAAAATATACGGGATTATCTATAAACAGGCATAGAAAGAGTAAGGAAACAACAGAACATTTTCATCCCTTCAAATTCCATCCATCACTAGTGTGATCCAAAAATTGGTTTTTAAAGAATTCAAACAGAACTGCAAAAACTAGCACATTCTTAGGTTAATAAAAGAATTATCTTCGTAATGGGCTTATCGCCAAGTTGATTAAGAACATTCACTCTTTCATCCCCGAGGTCCCGAATTCCCCTTCACCAATATCGTTGTATCAAAAGTCCACCTCTTTCTATCTCCAACACtatcaagttcaaattttttgCAGGTATCCAATAAATTACACCACCCCATTAACAGTTACAATTCAGTTTTGATTGATGCATTTACCTAACCAATCAAATCCTA
Coding sequences:
- the LOC137712079 gene encoding mitogen-activated protein kinase 9-like, with protein sequence MGSGATLVEGVRRWFQRRSYNTNHNYNNNNKINKIGNDHNHGHVSDLSAQPSDSHQREQKRGRENQQQLEFEVEDDFDISGLKVIRVPTRADFTAAHPMDSQKKGNLETEFFTEYGEASRYQVQEVIGKGSYGVVGSAIDTHTGEKVAIKKINDVFEHVSDATRILREIKLLRLLRHPDIVEIKHIMLPPSRREFRDIYVVFELMESDLHQVIKANDDLTPEHYQFFLYQLLRGLKYIHTANVFHRDLKPKNILANADCKLKICDFGLARVSFNDAPSAIFWTDYVATRWYRAPELCGSFFSKYTPAIDIWSIGCIFAEIVTGKPLFPGKNVVHQLDLMTDLLGTPSAESIARIRNEKARRYLSSMRKKQPVPFTHKFPGADPLALRLLEWLLAFDPKDRLTAEEALADPYFHGLANVDREPSTQPISKLEFEFERRKLTKDDVRELIYREILEYHPQMLQEYLRGGDQTSFMYPSGVDRFKRQFAHLEEHHGKGERSTPPLQRQHASLPRERVCGPKNENAGQDNDLERTAASVASTLESPPGSDQNDGTLNAEGQNGPSKTNYTPVTSRSLLKSASISASKCIGVKPIKDSEEEAIGEINDESVDSLTQKVEALRA